The sequence ccatcactctcagccagccggggggtaaccatcactctcagccagcccgggggggtaaccatcactctcagccagccgggggggtaaccatcactctcagccagcccgggggggtaaccatcactctcagcctgCCGGGGGGGtgtaaccatcactctcagccagccggggggggtaaccatcactctcagccagcccgggggggtaaccatcactctcagccagccggggggtgtaaccatcactctcagccagccggggggtgtaaccatcactctcagccagcccgggggggtaaccatcactctcagccagccggggggaaccatcactctcagccagccgggggggggtaaccatcactctcagccagccggggGGGGTGtaacatcactctcagccagccggggggtgtaaccatcactctcagccagccggggggggtaaccatcactctcagccagcccgggggtgtaaccatcactctcagccagccggggggtgtaaccatcactctcagccagccggggggggtaaccatcactctcagccagccggggggggtaaccatcactctcagccagcggggggtaaccatcactctcagccagccggggggtaaccatcactctcagccagccgggggggggtaaccatcactcttAGCCAGCCCAgggggggtaaccatcactcttAGCCAGCCTGGGGCGTAACCATCAATCTCAGCCAGCCGGGGGGGTCCTGGGAGCACAATCCCCCCATTATATGATATATTAAAGCGGCCGTgtcttacctttccccaatctctccctctgtcaggatctgttctccgtttctCCCCATcttctctagttttctttaaaacactatttctctggaggtttcctacgcaggGAAACTTTCCCACACTCCTTAGCTTTCCTCCGTGTTCCCACTTGGACAGAACGCCGGCAatactgccgaattgcatcctaacagtttctccatttgtgttaggacgcaatttgggactttgttcgTATGGGAATTTCAATTTAATtcagacctgaattggtctttcagccacatttactaatactaattaaagatatcttagtattaataaattctgcccctactcgctataccgctagtctagtaaacagtggctgctcactgttcaaaaaaaaaaataataaaaaacgtagcttccccccccccccccccccccccgttctttggaatttccccacgctgtgtaaaatgacagagagcactctgattggatggatttcaagtatTTGGTAGGAGAGAGAATTAGACCACGGATGGAGTGGGATTGGGGGAAGTATGGTAGGAGAGAGAATTAGACCacggagggagtggggttggggggAAGTAGGGTAGGagacagcagagggagtggggttgggggaaGTAGGGTAGGagacagcagagggagtggggttggggaaGTAGGTTAGGagacagcagagggagtggggttgggggaaGTAGGGTAGGagacagcagagggagtggggttgggggaaGTAGGGTAGGagacagcagagggagtgggTTGGGGAAGTAGGGTAGGagacagcagagggagtggggttgggggaaGTAGGGTAGGagacagcagagggagtggggttgggggaaGTAGGGTAGGagacagcagagggagtggggttgggggaaGTAGGGTAGGagacagcagagggagtggggttgggggaaGTAGGGTAGGagacagcagagggagtggggttgggggaaGTAGGGTAGGagacagcagagggagtggggttgggggaaGTAGGGTAGGagacagcagagggagtggggttaggGAAGTAGGGTAGGAGACatgcagagggagtggggttgggggaaGTAAAGGTAGGGgtagggagtggggttgggggaaGTAGGGTAGAGGAGGAGACATCGGAGGGAGTGGGATTGGGGGAAGTAGGTTAGGAGACAGCGGTGGGGTTGGGGGAAGTAGGGTAGGAGACAGCAGAGGAATGGGGTTGGGGAAGTAGGTTAGGagacagcagagggagtggggttgggggaaGTAGGGTAGGAGACAGCAGAGGAGTGGGGTTGGGGGAAGTAGGGTAGGagacagcagagggagtggggttgggggaaGTAGGGTAGGagacagcagagggagtggggttgggggaaGTAGGGTAGGagacagcagagggagtggggttgggggaaGTAGGGTAGGagacagcagagggagtggggttgggggaaGTAGGGTAGGagacagcagagggagtggggttgggaagtaggagaggagacagcagagggagtggggttgggggaaAGTAGGGTAGGagacagcagagggagtggggttgggaagtaggagaggagacagcagagggagtggggttgggggaagtaggagaggagacagcagagggagtggggttgggggaagtaggagaggagacagcagagggagtggggggttgggggaagtaggagaggagacagcagagggagtggggttgggggaagtaggagaggagacagcagagggagtggggttgggggaagtaggagaggagacagcagagggagtggggttgggggaagtaggagaggagacagcagagggagtggggttgggggaagtaggagaggagacagcagagggagtggggttgggggaagtaggagaggagacagcagagggagtggggttgggggaagtaggagaggagacagcagagggagtggggttgggggaaGTAGGAGAGGAGACAGCAGAGGGAGTAGGGTTGGGGGAAGTAGGAGAGGagacagcagagggagtggggttgggggaaGTAGGGTAGGagacagcagagggagtggggttgggggaagtagggtaggagaggagacagcagagggagtggggttgggggaaGTAGGGTAGGagacagcagagggagtggggttgggggaagtagggtaggagaggagacagcggagggagtggggttgggggaaGTAGGGTAGGagacagcagagggagtggggttgggggaaTTGGGGTAGGAGAGGAGACAGCGGAGGGAGGTTGGGGGAAGTAGGGTAGGAGAGAAATGCGAGATCTCTTCCCGGATTGTACAGTGAAGTAAGTTACAACTAAGTTTGTTGTCCAGTTAGTAGGAGGAGCAGCAGGTACAGGGTGAACAAGAGAGGTAAAAGTGTGAGAGAGGCATTTTGGTTCTCATGGTAAAACCTGGTTATGAGGATGTTGAAATagtagaggaaagagccaagctgtagtcGCGTAGCATAACTTTATAGTGGAGGAATTATAgtggagactttctccagcagcgttcatcAGTTCCAGAGCTTTTTTGGAGGTATTGGGTCAGCTTGGTGAGCTATGGTTGTAACCATTGTCGCTTACAAGGTTTATATGTAGGAGGTCCATGATATCTAGTTTGGAGGTattgggtcagcttggtgtgctagGGTTGTAACCGGGGTCGCTTGCAAGGTTTATATGTAGGAGGTCCATGATATCTAGTTTAGAGGTATTGGGTCAGCTTGGTATGCTAGGGTTGTAACCAGGGTCGCTTGCAAGGTTTATATGTAGGAGGTCCATGATATCTAGTTTGGAGGTATTGGGTCAACTTGGTGTGCTAGGGTTGTAACCAGGGTCGCTTACAAGGTTTATATGTAGGAGGTCCATGATATCTAGTTTGGAGGTATTGGGTCAGCTTGGTGCGCTTTGGTTGTAACCAGGGTCGCTTACAAGGTTTATATGTAGGTGGTCCATGATATCTAGTTCaggggagagggtggaattgtagtgggaggttgcagagctagggtgGGTGAGGTACCAGACTCTCAGACCCCTATTATATACCAGTGATTTCGGTCCAGCAGCATATGAACTCTACATACTGTAGCAGAACCCACACGCTCCTGGCTACCTATATTGTGTATGTAAACATTTTGGGGTGACTCTTATGTCTCTTTCCTCACTAGTGCCATGGTTGTAGAGGTGGAGGGATTTTATGGCGTGTATCTGCTGTATTGCACTAACCCGAAATATAAAGCTCGGATCTACATCGGATTCACAGTCAACCCAGAGCGACGCATCCAGCAGCACAATGGAGGCAAACAGAAAGGAGGGGCTTGGAAGACCAGTGGGAGGGGCCCATGGTAATTTATCATTCACTGATTGGAGAGACATTCTGGTTAATGTTGCATTACACGTGTAACATAAAATAGCCAAGCTCTCCATGTATAAAGTTCAATGCCAGTGTTAAACAAATCACTTGTTAttaagggagaatggggggggggggggggggtccatatcCGTTTCTTCATGGTTTCAAATTGGCCTGATTCTATAAACCAGTATGTACCAACTGTCTTGTTCTAGTGATGGGCATTCATGTGATTGTGTAATAATACTGTGCCTTATGTCTCTGTAGGGAAATGGTGTTGATCGTCCATGGATTTCCAAATGATATTGCTGCTTTAAGGGTATAGCCATCTATACTCTCTTGTATAAAGTTTTGTATTTGAAGTCTTTCTGTTACGGTTAATTTGTCTCATGTTTATGGTTCTCTAAGTTGTTTCTAAATCCCTCTCTCCTATTTCCCATAGTTTGAGTGGGCATGGCAGCATCCGCATGTGTCTCGACGCCTCTCACATGTGCCCCGTAAGACCAAGAAGCAGTCCAGCTTTGATTTCCACCTATTTGTCCTCTATCACATGTTACGTGTGGCCCCATGGAACCGTTTGCCCCTCACCTTGCGCTGGCTAAGACAGGAATACCACAAGGagcttccccccctcctccaacCACCTCTGCATATGCCTCTGGCGTTTGGACAAGTGCGGGCTAGGCCAATCTCTAAAGCTGTAGGAGACAAGGGCAGATCAGCAGCGGAGAAaggccagggagagggagaagcaGAGGAGTGTAATGTTCTACGAGAGGTCATCCCTCAGAGATGTCGTGTTTGTTACCAGAAAGTGCAGGTACCTGTGTAGGCAACTCGTGCACAATTACTTCTAAACACCAGTGTAAAGAATAGAGGAATGTGGGTTCTTACTAGTAACCCATTAATCAGCTGTCCATTCTGTTATAATACACAAAAATGCTCCAAACCCTTTCAATTCCTTGGGAGGTAAAAGAAATGCTGTAGATCAAAAACTATTGATTGAGCTTGCTGGTGGTGCCCTCTTTAATGGGCAGATACTTTGTTAATGAAAGTTTATTATTCACTATTAGATGGCTGTGTCATGTGACCCGTGCTGTGTATAGTAACCGGATTAGTGATTACAGGGTGAAGACGATTCTTTACACTGCTTCCATCCCGGCTGCTCGCTGACTGCACACATCTTGTGTCTGGCAAAACTCTTCTTACAACAGGAGCCAGAACATCTTATCCCCGTGGAGGGGATCTGCCCCAGGTAAGTGTTATTTACAACTCATTTCTGCTCTCATTGCCCACAAGGATGTTACCGGATCAAAATTCTATACATGCCAACAGTGATCTTTATCTGGAGTTTATGGAACAGCAGATTGTGTGCATGCTCGTTAGTGCGGTCTTAGGAAGAGTCTTGCAGAATTAGATTGACAGAGGAATATCACTTTATCTCCATTCCCTGTTTTAACAGCTGTGGCCATTCTGTACTGTGGGGAGATCTGATTAGATTCAAGAAAGGCTGCTACGGAGACTTGGAAGAGCTCTCGAACTCCCAGGTATTAAAAATGCAGTTATACTTAAATGTGATATCTGAAATATTGGCTATTACAAAGCACTGTATGCAAGTAAACCAGGAATTGTGAATGTGCAAGTGAACTGGATATAGTTTGACTGGTTTCTTTACTCTGCAGTCACACTGGGCAGATGAGTTACAGAACGGCTCCTGAAATAGACTGGTGACTCCACTACACTCCATGCAAAGTACAATGTGCTGCTCCCATCAATCCTGACGAAGCATGTGTACGATGGACTTTGTTGGATCTAAATCTACAAGAAGCTTAGTTTACAAAGAATGAACCAGCCTATTAAAAATAACTGTCACATAAATCCAATCAAAttcacacgtgtatatataaaatgtatttattcaaaCTGTAATTTATACACTTGCAAGGAAAAGCAGGTTTTTAATCTTGGTGCATTCTGTGCCCATTCTACTCATGTACAGATActgtattgaataaaaaaaaaagttaaaaatgttaCCCTTCTGCAGACTTGTTAATATGCagataccagcacacacacactcactcactgtccaGGTCTGATGTGTCAGCTCTTTGGAATGATCCACTGTTATAGCTGCAAGAATGATAGACTGGCTCGATCTAGTTTTTAACCAGTTTCCCAAAATTCTGTGGGATCCAAGAACTCCCATAGTTTTATGGGAAGAGCTGGTAGTTGGGGCACCCAGTCCATTCTCACCATAGGACATACTAGCTGTAGAAACAGCCTTGATTACGTGAAGTTAGGCAGTCTACAGTCCATGGCCATTTCCAGGCGATCCCTTCTAAAAACAGGAGGAATCACTTTAACAGTAATGAGAAGTCAGAGGGGCtagccagtttaaaaaaaaaaaaaagataaaaattcaGTTGGCTCATCTTGTAGTCAAGAGTTTTTCTACGCTGTACAGTCTTTCCAGTGCATTAAATGCTACATTTCACTTTTTCTTTGGCTCCTTGCATGCAACCACATAGCGCTGGGCCACATTCAGAGGGGGCGAGTAACCATCTGCATACGAGGTGTCCTCAAACAGTACGGAATAGTCATCTTGGGGCTGTGAGAGAAAGGAGACCAGTAAATCAAAGAACACAGGTTGGGGCACAACCACAAGCTTCACAGACGCAGCAGGATTAAAGAACCGCCATGTACCCTGAATCCATAACTAAAAAGGCAGCTATGCCTGCATTTACCTTCTACTTTAGACAATGTATAGATATTAGAGAGCAACACTCTGTTCCTATAATATTCAGAACATGCTCCTCATTCTGCCTGAGACATTGGCAGTGCCGATTGCTCACCCGCTGTGGAGGGGTATGGATCAGAGCCCGGTAGAAACAAGTGGTTTGGGGATAAAGTGCCAACACCAACTGATCTTTCTGGAAGAGTGCCTCAGGGTCCGTCTCTGGATTGGCTTTCCACTGCGGCAGCGGGATGATCCTGCGTCGACTCAGTGTGTGACGTCTGCACGGGAAAAGTCAAGCAAGTCAGTAGCATATCAGCAATAAGACATCTTTATCttcatgaagtagttttggtgtatagatcatgcccctgcaggttTACTGCTATTCAGGAGTCCAGTTCATTTTGTTTGGGTTAATGCAGCGCTCGCTTCACCTCCCCTGTGTGTCCCctatatatttaatgtaaaggaatatttaatattttctttataaCAGTCTGTTTAGTTAAGAGTTTCTTCTATTCTGTTAAAagccctgtgtgtgattaaagttcaaaacATTAGAGAAGGACTTaagaagtaaacacactgtgctgtcagaTCTGATTGGAAATTAAAACCATTTTCTCATGGAGACTGTCAGTCACAGCCTGGGgaagtgtgactagagctgcataaaaataaacatcatttaactcctaaatggcagaatttAGCAAGGAGACTGCAGTGACATCTATaaaccaaaacggcttcattttGCTGTATTTACTTTGCTGCTTCTATGGTCCCTTTGAAACAAAAGTCAGTAGAAACAGGAGCTCCACAAAAttaaattgtataaaaataacCAAGACAGGTAGGCGTTTATCAGGCAGGTGATTGCAGCACATtagaatggttatggtgccaggagtagtgAAACGGTTTGACTTGGCACCTGGGATCTGCCTCTAGGAGAGGGAGAAGTTCTTTACTCGCACTAAGCTTGGTTGTGCAGTGCAGGAAAATGAACGGAATCTCCCAGCATTCCCTGGCAGATGTGACCAGTGAACCCCATGTAAGAAAGGGTTAGCAAACATACTTTGCTAACTCCTGTTAAAACATACATGATTACCCTACCCAGAGCATAGGGAATATCTTCCCATACGTCAACATTAAATATTGCAGTCTGGTTTGACAGCGTAGAGTGGTAGAGGCGGGGTTTCAGGTGGTTCGGACAAATTAAAAACCTTTACACACCTGAGTAAATTTATTCACCCAGAATTTACAGGTCAAGTCTTATTTGTTGACTTTTGATTTGGacgaaccagaaaaaaaaaaaaaaaaaaaggtctagtGCCAACAAGCTAATTCTGCATCCCTATTCAATGCAGTAAAGTAAAGATGCCAAATAAATAGATGGTGGATTAAGGCTCCCCCAAACCAACTGCCACAGGGTGAGCACACTGTCTGCTTATAACACCATGAACCGTGGACTGCAGCTCACAGACCACGTCAGAGGGTCTCCAAGGAGGGacttgttaagacctgcaggggagatgttactgcggtcccttgttcctttcccagctgctgagtataagtgaccatagttccagcagggggtagagatgaatacagcttcacgacaatccttcccagtagttagagtatcctttccccaaacatgagccaagacttcatgaagggtgtaacagaactaaagctttattgaaacaggctggcttttatgggggtcctcatgcaagaggacctcccaaaacaaacaaacatattaccaatcactgtacagtattttcttactacacgccccttcctctgcctggaagatagtgagataagttaaaggttaaatcaattatctccaggcagagggcacacattttacccaaacattggaac is a genomic window of Pelobates fuscus isolate aPelFus1 chromosome 8, aPelFus1.pri, whole genome shotgun sequence containing:
- the LOC134572086 gene encoding structure-specific endonuclease subunit slx1-like, with translation MVVEVEGFYGVYLLYCTNPKYKARIYIGFTVNPERRIQQHNGGKQKGGAWKTSGRGPWEMVLIVHGFPNDIAALRFEWAWQHPHVSRRLSHVPRKTKKQSSFDFHLFVLYHMLRVAPWNRLPLTLRWLRQEYHKELPPLLQPPLHMPLAFGQVRARPISKAVGDKGRSAAEKGQGEGEAEECNVLREVIPQRCRVCYQKVQGEDDSLHCFHPGCSLTAHILCLAKLFLQQEPEHLIPVEGICPSCGHSVLWGDLIRFKKGCYGDLEELSNSQSHWADELQNGS